A region of the Littorina saxatilis isolate snail1 linkage group LG12, US_GU_Lsax_2.0, whole genome shotgun sequence genome:
TAGTCAAAGCTAAAACAGCGCTAGGCGCTTGAACTTTCTTGAAAGAAGCCGCAACAGACGAGGTAGGTTTGTCAATCGAAACCGTAACACAATTCATCATTCGCCAGGTTGAAAACGTAAACAGAAACGTTATCGCTCAATGAAAATTTTCTGAGTACGAGACGCAGTGGTAGTAGCTACCTTAACTTTATATTGGTCGCATTGCCTGACTGAGAACTGGGAGAGCAAGCCTGACTGGTCGAACTCCGAGTTTTCACTCACTCTCTTTATCTTAAGGTTTGTCCGCCATTTGTatgacaaaactgaaccaaaatACAAGTTGCAACACGCtccaaaagttaaaacaaacgcGTCTCGGTAATAAAAATGAGAGCTCTCACCCAGTACTTGAAGTAGAGATGAAACAACAACAGCGTTACCAAGATTCGATGGTCAGTCACCGCCGTGAAGACCAATAGCTTTAGATCAAAGCCAGAGTACTACAGCACGTCTTGCTCCGTGCGTTGAAGAAAAAGGAATGAGTATTACCGGTATACGGCCTGCGCATGCGCGGGcaccggtaggggagataactaccacggatcatgccttatatggcaggtggtttttgttttagagttatctccccatgttaccatgtaagagtgcttcaaattcaatgtcttagcaaccaaacgaagttattgctatctatgtgagttgcgtaagaatatgtaatttaattgggAATACATAAATAGACGGTGGGATTACCAGAGGGCAAGAAACATGAGTCATATCACAGCATCCAGTCGACTGGTGCCAGGCCAGCCTTTTTCAGCTCCTCATTGGCTCTTGAGAAGCACTTGCAGTTGTGAAACTTGCCGAAGCTGAGCGGAGAGGGATGGGCATCCTTCAGCACGCTGTGCTTGCCCAGGTCAATCAGCTTCTCCTTCTTGTGGGCAAAGTTGCCCCACAGCAGGAACACCACCTTCTGACACTGAGCGTTCACCACTTGAATCACCTCGTCTGTGAATGTCTGCCACCCGTAACTTTTGTGCGAGTTTGGCTTGTGGGCCCTGAAAAACAGGGAAGAGCAAAATGTCAACATCTCTGAATGAATTAACAAACTTTTTTTCTGGTATATTTTGGTGACAACAAATAACAATGTACCTTGCAGAATGCATATGAAGTTACTGCATGGCTCTCTTCCAAGTACTTCTTGAAAAGTGGAAACCTGATAGTCACAACTGCTGACTGTACATCCCTCAGACTATATGCATCCATTACTGGCAGGTTGCTATAATATTCTTTCATGTCAGGGATTTTAAATGAATAAACGTGATCGCTTACCCACATGATCTGAGTATCAAGTTAACATTCTGCTGCACATCTGAAATTTCATCACAGCTCGACACACCAAAATCTTTTGAGTAAAatatttttgtgacaaaaaaaaaggtgtggctTCACTATTGCATagtcattgtcacaaataaatGAATTCAGTAAGCCTCGATCTCTGATAAGAGAACATTTGAAGGGCACCTCCTGTTGATTAATAGCCTATCAACTTGGCAAGCTATTGCTGTCATTAAGGGGATAAGACGggtgcaatggcctagtggatacgACTCCGGCCTTCCAAGCGGAAGGTAGTGGGTTCGAATCTGCACCCGGTGGgtaaagggtggagatttttctgatcttccAGATCatctatgtgcagacctgctagtgccttatcccccttcgtgtgtacactcaagcacaagtccaagtgcgcacggactATAACGGACTGTGCAAAAtatcaagcatgcatcccccgaaagcggtgtatgcaTGGCTGccttaaatggcggggtaaaaacggtcatatacgaAAAACcagtgggagtttcagcccatgagcaaATAAGAGATTAAGGGGATAAAATTAAGTTTACAATAAAAGAACGTTTCTTGTTGGTTTATTTCTTTCATGAAAGGTATCCCCGTACAAGTAAGAATAAGCACAACACACCCAACAGTAAGTGTAGCGTTTAGTAGGAGTACGCCTTCCTTTGCCCATTTCTCCAGACAACCATGATCAGGCACCTTGAATCCTTTAATGTCGCCCTCCAGTTCTTTGTACATATTCTTCAGTGACGGGGGAACCTTGATCCCCTCTGGTACAGAGAAAGCTAGGCCGTGGGCCTGCAAAGGCAGCAACATTTCTGTAAAATACAGATTCTGGTAAGCGTGAAAGCATGTTAGCAATAACAAAATACACAATTCTGTTCGATGGTAACTCCCTTTTAGGACCTCAAcaaacctgagaaaatcaggtcttaaaaaggaggaagtctgtacagacgttatgaacagaaaatctgagaaaaaagggggaccttaaaagggggtttAACTGTATTGCAAATACGGACAAGTGACTACATATGTCGTGCCGGATTCAAGGAATTTctgaattcgcggaatcggtaccatttttgcccatttcccGAAATCAGCAAAACGCTGCCAGGCCATCAAGCGAAATCGGCATCAGTCGCCGAAAATGCGTAAGGGCTTCTtaaatttgcccatttcgcaaaagcaGCAGCCAGTGTGTTACattttgtgtcaccagaacattgcattaacattacTTTACCTCCCTATTGTGGTTTTTACattgagtcaagttttgactaaatgttttaacatagacggggaatcgagacgagggtcgtggtgtatgtatgtgcatgtgtgtgtgtgtgtgcgtgtagatcGATTCGGAagaaactactgggccgatcttcatgaaactttacataaacattcttccagatgatatccccggaccatttttttcttttttgacgtcatatccggctttagtGAAATTTGAGGCCGCACTGTTACGCCCTCATTTTTGTAACCAAattgatccaaaaataatttcatctttttcttcattatgttccgattccaaaaacatatcaatgtattatattcggattaaaaacaagctctgaaaattaaaatatgAAAAATTACGAAATTTCTGAATATCGATTGAAATTTTTAAAATAATGTCAACTtactccttgtcggttcctgattccaaaaacatatagatatgttatgtttggattaaaaacaagctcagaaagttaaaaagaacagagatacagatcAGCGTGCTGGATCCTGCTCATCGCaaacactaccgcgctaaactggcttgtcaatttcactgccttttccacgagcgggaGACAGATGCTGCTATATGGTCTtgttgaaaaaatgcagtgcgttcagtttcattctgtgagttcgacagcttgactaaatgtagtaatttcgcctcacgcggcTTGTTATGGTTTGTGTTAATCTGTGTCTAGCATAACTCTGGAAATGCACAAAATCAACACTTTttgctataactttttttttttttttttcaaaacaattttattcaaataaataacaacaattaacaatatcttatacaatgaattaaatacaacttatcgagtacaacaagctaactttttttaacgttttgttcttcgaacactcacacaaaaatgcttcttatctgtaactgcctattaaaaatactttccaacggtaaaaacgaatttgtttttttatatatactaacgcacatctttccgattaagataatgtggttcaatttatacatagttgcctttttcaccattacaaaatgcataccaaataaaacatcactaactttcaaaacaaatttctaaagtacgaaaaataaattcttcaataaacttccagaatttgtatacaaccgggcattcaaaaaagaagtgttcaatgaaatcagttacatcacaacagtaattagCTATAACTTTTTGATTATTCTGATATTttatccattcgattatctagCTGTCTtagtgtgatgatatcccaggcatttgaTAACTTTAAAACCATAAAGTGGCGGCCTATTTtgcaaaatgggcaaattttagaagccttaaAATGTACGCGTTTTTTGCAAAACGCTGTCGATTTCGGctgaaatgggcaaaaatgctCCCTGAATTCGGCACAACATATATATGCATGCTAATAAATAAGCCCTGTCACCCCCACCCTAATATCGGATTAAGGTAACAAACATGATAAAAAAATACTTACAAGTTACGTACATATACTTTTAGCTGTACATTTGACTTCAGttttgaataaataaataaaaaaacacacaattaaTAATCAAGAAATACAAATCCCTCACGGCTGTCCAGACCATGACATTTAGTCAGTCAAAGGGGGCGGAGCCAAAAGGCTTTCTTTGTTGACACAGCGACGGTGACTTGATCCGTTTTAATCCGTCTTGAGTGCCCCGGTCAGGCAAGGCACAGTTCAGTAACAATAGTGTTGAGTTTAGTTTTTCTCCAAATATGCATTTCAACATTGAACATACTAAGGTAGTAATTGCATGTTTGCAAATGTTTTATTAAGAGCTTTGAAATAATACCAAACACTATATCATTTGTTGATATCACAAAAACTTTAAACGTACACAACTTTTGAGGACattctttaaattttgtaaactttcatttttgtatatgtttctgtgcgGTTTTGAAGATTTTAGATATAAAAATAGATAACTGGGTAAGACTTGAACCCTTCCTGATGACTTTTCAACTATCCGCAAAGCTGCATCTTTTGTATACACTGAATAAACCTCAGTTAAATCGGGCTACCATCTACAGACTGAGTTTCATGCCCGGTGAGTCAACAGCCTTGGGGATGAACGAGaagaaaatattttaaaaaaaccatgTGTAATTAACTCTACTTTTGAGCATGACAACAGTTGGGGAAAAACCCCTCTTATCATTTATTTTTCGGCTGTGGTGGTGGACTCCAGTTGCAAAATGAGCGTGCAAGCTTTTGTTCTAAAATAGTAAAATGTAAGGTAGCAGACTTGCTGAGATATCGATACTATCAGCGAGAACGCATCCAGACCTACTTTTAAAATTCGTGTCGGTCACCTCAGAAAAATATAACACCTTAAAGCAATGTCAAACTTTTTTTCACGGCAAGGACTCTCATTACCCAAACCATTTCCTTCTTCGCCGCAGGCTTACTCGCTCCAGTTATCAGGTG
Encoded here:
- the LOC138982357 gene encoding uracil-DNA glycosylase-like; translation: MPPKRKRTAKAASKAAAPAKKLKTNKKEAKSKAAPKSNSIPKVVAGVGSKFFLSGLLHDSEWSSALELEMQKDYFISLEGLLASGYRPSGSKTFPPEDLIFNAFNLTPLKQVKVMILGQDPYHDDGQAHGLAFSVPEGIKVPPSLKNMYKELEGDIKGFKVPDHGCLEKWAKEGVLLLNATLTVGAHKPNSHKSYGWQTFTDEVIQVVNAQCQKVVFLLWGNFAHKKEKLIDLGKHSVLKDAHPSPLSFGKFHNCKCFSRANEELKKAGLAPVDWML